Proteins encoded in a region of the Prochlorococcus marinus CUG1416 genome:
- a CDS encoding glycine zipper 2TM domain-containing protein, with product MVKFFYLALLFCFSPIVQVNATTPKSVTCTRTEYREEYIPGTKSNPGYVKSYEVDVVIPCGGQSQAEKIDDNDCSEGSVIGGILGAGIALSSSRGKDRFWAVPAGGTAGALIGCQVDGG from the coding sequence ATGGTGAAATTTTTCTATCTAGCTTTATTGTTTTGTTTTTCCCCTATTGTTCAAGTTAATGCAACAACTCCAAAGTCAGTAACTTGCACAAGAACCGAATATAGAGAGGAGTATATTCCTGGAACGAAATCAAACCCAGGCTACGTAAAAAGTTACGAAGTGGATGTTGTAATACCTTGTGGAGGTCAAAGTCAAGCTGAAAAAATAGATGATAATGACTGTAGTGAAGGTTCTGTTATTGGAGGTATTCTTGGTGCTGGAATAGCACTTTCCTCCTCTAGAGGGAAAGACAGATTTTGGGCCGTACCTGCTGGCGGAACGGCAGGAGCGCTAATTGGATGTCAGGTGGATGGTGGTTAA
- a CDS encoding DMT family transporter, whose product MINIAELERKINSLNKFNLVFASFFFSLMTLCVKNIDKRIPIYELVFFRSLLSLMITLFIINLKNINPWGNNRPLLILRGVLGTLALVCIFYAIRNMPLSISTVIQYTYPIFISIFAGIFINEKITRNLVFGLIIGWIGILVMLNQTQLSNINVEIKNFSISIAFIGAICTALAYVTVKKLSFTEDVYVIIEYFPLVSFITLLPIVLINWVTPNWNELVWIIGIGLFTQLGQTFLTIGLKNLPASEASIINYLQVLFGSIWGVLFFNEIININFLLGASLVLLGTIISTTKIIKRT is encoded by the coding sequence ATGATAAATATCGCAGAATTAGAAAGAAAAATTAATTCATTGAATAAGTTTAATTTGGTATTTGCCTCATTCTTCTTTAGTTTAATGACTTTGTGTGTAAAGAATATTGATAAAAGGATACCTATTTATGAATTAGTTTTCTTCAGATCACTGTTAAGTTTAATGATTACATTATTCATAATTAATCTAAAAAATATAAATCCATGGGGCAACAATAGACCATTACTTATCTTAAGAGGTGTTTTAGGAACTTTAGCTTTAGTTTGTATTTTTTATGCGATAAGAAATATGCCTCTTAGTATATCTACTGTCATACAGTACACATATCCTATTTTTATATCTATATTTGCTGGCATATTTATAAACGAAAAAATAACTCGGAATTTAGTTTTTGGTTTAATTATTGGATGGATTGGAATATTAGTAATGTTAAATCAAACTCAGTTATCAAATATAAACGTTGAAATTAAAAATTTTTCGATTTCGATAGCCTTTATTGGAGCAATTTGCACTGCTTTGGCTTACGTTACAGTTAAGAAACTTTCATTTACTGAAGATGTTTATGTAATTATTGAATATTTTCCACTTGTTTCTTTTATAACATTATTGCCAATTGTATTAATCAACTGGGTTACCCCAAATTGGAATGAATTAGTTTGGATAATTGGCATTGGCTTATTTACTCAATTAGGTCAAACATTCTTAACTATAGGATTAAAAAATTTACCTGCTTCTGAAGCTTCAATAATTAACTATTTACAAGTATTATTCGGGTCAATTTGGGGGGTTTTGTTTTTTAATGAAATAATAAACATAAATTTTTTATTAGGAGCTTCACTAGTTTTATTAGGAACTATTATATCTACTACCAAAATAATCAAAAGGACATAG
- the dnaG gene encoding DNA primase: protein MVHSIHPRTIQEIKEKADIVDVISEHIVLKKKGKEFVGICPFHDDTKPSMTVSPSKQFYYCFSCGAGGNSIKFLMEFTRANFSDVVLSLAKKNNINVENLEGPQVEAYKKQLSRKEELYKILRVTKNWFKSQLNNSLGAEAMKYLISKRNLNNKTIDNFELGFAPNSWNDLFNYLSKVEKFPINLILASGLSISKDNSDKIYDRFRNRLIVPIHDMQGRVVAFGGRSLDGQEPKYLNSPESEIFEKGKMLFAFEKASSNIRKRDKAIIVEGYFDVISLHSKGITNSVASLGTALNKYQISQLCRCTDNKNIILNFDSDNAGILATKRVIKEVESLSLHDQINLKILQLSDFKDPDEYLNSHTPEDYFNLIDNSSFWIDWEIDQIFKDKDLTKAEIFQSVISLLVKLLSKLPQSSTRTHYLQKVAEQLSKGQARLAIQFEQDLRNQVKGFRWHGRSKKFEQPNEISRREKNESEIIFYYLHCPDLRLFIRDEFLKREINGFNTNYIQNLWESISKIEQNNLGLNYLNDLKQSNSQILQKEFSAINLISLLPDYLDHNNLESSNKINIFINPNEFFLTLLSNPKDNLLGTLSLLEKYNSLKRCRHLIESWGSQRLKTLENCISILIDNSSSGSSNTNNEIDDLFKDLNSDAIKFQELYYLEREHINFLDKQRCGNFIAS from the coding sequence ATGGTTCATTCTATACACCCAAGAACTATTCAAGAGATTAAAGAAAAGGCAGATATTGTTGACGTTATATCAGAGCATATTGTTCTTAAGAAGAAAGGTAAGGAATTTGTTGGAATTTGTCCTTTTCATGATGATACTAAGCCATCTATGACAGTATCACCTAGTAAACAATTCTATTATTGTTTTTCTTGTGGTGCTGGTGGTAACTCGATTAAATTTTTAATGGAATTTACTCGTGCAAACTTTTCTGATGTTGTACTTTCTCTCGCAAAAAAAAATAATATTAATGTTGAAAATCTTGAGGGTCCTCAAGTAGAAGCATATAAGAAACAATTATCCAGAAAGGAAGAACTCTATAAAATATTAAGAGTCACTAAAAATTGGTTTAAGTCTCAATTAAATAATTCTCTTGGTGCTGAAGCAATGAAATATTTAATATCAAAGAGAAACTTGAATAACAAAACTATTGATAACTTTGAATTAGGTTTCGCTCCAAATTCATGGAACGATTTATTTAATTATCTATCCAAGGTAGAAAAATTTCCTATTAATCTAATATTAGCTTCAGGTCTTTCAATTTCTAAAGATAATTCTGACAAGATTTATGATCGTTTTAGAAATAGGTTAATTGTTCCAATACATGATATGCAGGGAAGAGTAGTTGCCTTTGGGGGTAGATCTCTTGATGGTCAGGAACCCAAATATCTTAATTCTCCTGAATCAGAGATATTTGAAAAGGGAAAGATGTTGTTTGCATTCGAAAAAGCTTCTAGCAATATTAGGAAAAGAGATAAAGCCATTATTGTTGAAGGCTACTTTGATGTGATTTCTCTTCATTCAAAGGGTATTACTAATTCTGTGGCTTCTCTTGGGACTGCATTAAATAAGTATCAAATTTCTCAACTATGTAGATGTACAGATAATAAAAATATAATTTTGAATTTTGATTCTGATAATGCAGGGATATTAGCCACAAAAAGAGTAATTAAAGAAGTGGAGAGTCTATCTCTTCATGATCAAATAAATCTTAAGATACTTCAACTAAGTGATTTTAAAGATCCTGACGAATATTTGAATAGTCATACGCCTGAAGATTATTTTAATTTGATTGATAATTCATCCTTTTGGATTGATTGGGAGATTGATCAGATCTTTAAAGATAAAGATTTAACTAAAGCTGAAATTTTTCAGAGCGTTATTTCTTTATTGGTAAAATTGTTGAGTAAATTACCTCAATCATCAACCAGAACTCATTACTTACAAAAAGTTGCCGAACAATTAAGTAAGGGACAAGCTAGGTTAGCAATACAGTTTGAACAAGATTTAAGAAATCAAGTTAAGGGGTTTCGTTGGCATGGTAGATCAAAGAAATTTGAACAACCAAATGAAATTTCTCGTCGAGAGAAAAATGAATCGGAAATAATCTTTTATTATTTACATTGTCCAGATCTTAGGCTATTTATTCGAGATGAATTTCTCAAAAGAGAAATTAATGGTTTTAACACTAATTATATTCAAAATTTATGGGAATCTATTTCAAAAATTGAACAAAATAATTTGGGTTTAAATTATTTAAATGATTTAAAACAATCAAATAGTCAAATTCTTCAAAAAGAGTTTTCTGCTATTAACTTAATTTCACTTCTGCCTGACTACTTAGATCATAATAATCTTGAATCATCAAATAAAATTAATATTTTTATTAATCCAAATGAGTTTTTTTTAACATTACTGAGTAACCCTAAAGACAATTTACTTGGAACTTTATCACTTCTTGAGAAATATAATTCTCTAAAAAGATGTAGGCACTTAATCGAATCTTGGGGATCTCAAAGATTAAAAACTTTAGAAAATTGTATATCTATATTAATTGATAATTCTTCTTCAGGTTCCTCAAATACTAATAATGAGATAGACGATCTTTTTAAAGATTTAAATTCAGATGCGATTAAATTTCAGGAATTATATTATTTAGAAAGAGAACATATTAATTTTTTAGATAAACAACGCTGTGGTAATTTCATTGCTAGTTAA
- a CDS encoding serine hydroxymethyltransferase, translated as MEFIIFLSKLDKEILELLTKANYIVEENKVECLLNKKIKGLHNFEENKIIICTENAKRKTNYKTIKKQPKQDSFKTERAIRKALRHEATHAIQKCNNNKTVGDIEKLESKLHPTKRNALEFSISNFSGTYAKEVEAYVLEDKPKKVKNLIKKYCL; from the coding sequence ATGGAATTTATTATATTTTTAAGCAAATTAGATAAAGAGATTCTTGAATTATTGACAAAAGCAAATTACATAGTTGAAGAAAATAAAGTTGAGTGTCTATTAAACAAAAAGATTAAAGGACTACACAATTTTGAAGAAAATAAGATAATAATATGTACTGAAAATGCAAAAAGGAAAACAAATTATAAAACTATAAAGAAACAACCAAAACAAGATAGCTTTAAAACAGAACGAGCGATAAGAAAAGCATTAAGACATGAAGCAACGCATGCAATACAAAAATGTAATAACAATAAAACAGTAGGAGATATAGAAAAACTAGAAAGTAAATTACATCCAACTAAGAGGAATGCGTTAGAGTTCTCTATTTCTAATTTTTCTGGAACTTATGCAAAAGAAGTTGAAGCATATGTTCTTGAAGACAAACCCAAAAAGGTAAAAAACTTGATTAAAAAATACTGCCTATAA
- a CDS encoding Y-family DNA polymerase, whose protein sequence is MKIPSINAIVLIDANNFYASCEQTINPHLRNKPVVILSNNDGCIIARSPEARALKIKMGAPYFKVKERLNKLGVAVLSSNYSLYGDMSRRLMNLLKDCCEQIEIYSIDEAFVSISRPNDKNLYPWARSIRALIYQNLGITITVGIGENKVRAKIANKLAKNIDYSAGIFDLARARNENNYLKIISIDKIWGVGKQTSNWLQSKGIKNARELRDMEENEIIKKLGIVGKRLQLELKGHKCLPIEKNKKSKKELQVSRSFSTPVTKLEDLTQALATHAIKASEKMRSQNLQSSNIRVFARTSKYSTQNYQRSAHRKLTNPTDDTNSILKIVVALSKEIYNPEYKFSKAGVLMQDLTNSEYLQQSVINCKSQKDLEKSTNLMKTIDFLNKRFNHDAITWAITKKPQSWSMSKNFLSPSSTTDINKIPTIVK, encoded by the coding sequence ATGAAGATTCCAAGTATTAATGCGATAGTTCTTATAGATGCTAATAATTTCTACGCGTCATGTGAACAAACTATTAATCCTCATTTAAGGAATAAACCAGTAGTAATTCTATCTAATAATGACGGATGTATCATTGCGAGAAGTCCTGAAGCGCGTGCTTTAAAAATTAAAATGGGAGCTCCTTATTTTAAGGTAAAAGAAAGATTAAATAAATTAGGTGTAGCAGTTTTAAGCTCAAATTACTCTCTTTATGGCGATATGAGTAGAAGACTAATGAATTTACTAAAAGACTGCTGTGAACAGATAGAGATTTATTCTATTGATGAAGCATTTGTCTCAATTTCTAGACCTAATGATAAAAATCTATATCCTTGGGCAAGAAGCATAAGAGCATTAATATATCAGAATCTAGGGATTACCATAACCGTAGGAATAGGAGAAAATAAAGTAAGAGCAAAAATTGCTAATAAATTAGCTAAAAATATTGATTATTCAGCTGGAATATTTGATTTAGCTAGAGCCAGAAATGAGAATAATTATTTGAAAATAATTAGTATAGATAAGATCTGGGGAGTCGGGAAACAAACCTCTAATTGGTTACAAAGTAAAGGTATTAAAAATGCAAGAGAATTAAGAGATATGGAAGAAAATGAAATCATTAAGAAACTAGGCATCGTAGGAAAAAGACTGCAATTAGAACTTAAAGGTCATAAATGTCTGCCTATAGAAAAAAACAAGAAATCCAAAAAAGAACTTCAGGTAAGCAGGAGTTTCAGTACACCTGTCACAAAATTAGAAGACTTAACTCAAGCACTGGCTACTCATGCAATAAAAGCATCTGAAAAAATGAGAAGTCAAAATTTGCAATCATCTAATATTAGAGTATTTGCCAGAACCAGTAAATATTCAACTCAAAATTACCAAAGAAGTGCTCATAGAAAACTTACGAATCCAACAGACGACACAAATAGTATTTTAAAAATAGTAGTCGCATTATCTAAAGAAATTTATAATCCCGAATATAAATTCTCAAAAGCTGGAGTTTTAATGCAGGATTTAACTAATAGCGAATATTTACAGCAATCAGTTATCAATTGCAAATCTCAGAAAGATCTAGAAAAATCAACAAACCTTATGAAAACGATTGATTTCTTAAATAAAAGATTCAATCACGATGCAATTACATGGGCGATTACAAAAAAGCCACAAAGTTGGTCGATGAGTAAAAATTTCTTAAGTCCCTCATCTACAACCGATATCAATAAGATCCCAACTATAGTAAAATAA
- a CDS encoding LexA family protein, with translation MDSFDSTTKKFQIPLLTDSVSAGFPSPADDHTEENIDLNEHLISNPFSTFFLRVKGDSMINAGIKDKDLIIVDKSLTAKPGNIIIAMIDGEFTIKRLSIKNNELYLKAENHNYPDFRFKNHLDVQIWGVVIYSIHSYL, from the coding sequence TTGGATTCCTTTGATTCAACTACTAAAAAGTTTCAGATCCCCTTATTAACTGATTCGGTATCAGCAGGATTTCCTTCTCCTGCAGATGACCATACAGAAGAAAATATTGATTTGAATGAACATTTAATATCTAATCCGTTTAGCACTTTTTTTCTTAGAGTTAAAGGCGACTCAATGATAAATGCTGGAATTAAAGATAAAGATTTAATAATAGTAGACAAGAGTTTAACAGCCAAGCCAGGGAATATTATCATTGCAATGATAGACGGGGAATTTACAATAAAAAGATTATCTATAAAAAATAATGAATTATATTTAAAAGCAGAAAATCATAATTATCCCGATTTCAGATTTAAAAACCATCTTGATGTACAGATATGGGGCGTTGTCATTTATTCAATACATAGCTATTTATGA